The window GCGAACCGTACAAGTGAGTCAAAGTGCAACAACTAGTCAATACTCATTGCTTCCTGTTATGTTCAACGTAACATAGGGTTGAGCATTAATGTATTTGTGCCTCTGAGAACAAAGATGAATGCTTTTATCCCTTGTATAATAACAATATACATGTATTAGTCTAACCACTAAATATTTAACCTCAGTTATTTAAGTAGCTAAGTTTAAAGGTGCTTTAGAAACTCAAAATTGCCTCCCTCAGACCTCAGTCTCATGTGGATACATAGTGGATACGATGTGAAGGACTCGATCACTCCTCTAATATGTTTAAAAGCATATCAAATCTTgaaatcaaatacaaattttttttaaaaaaagatgcACCGAAGACTTCATTGCCCTACAATAATATGAGCCCATGAAAGACAGAAAAGAGGAGAACTATTGTGTGTAGGCTGAGTTCAAATATAACTTCTGCATTGAAAATCTTTCTGATTAAAAGTCTTTCAGAGAAATGCTCCTATCAAATGTTCAACTTAGGAGTCTGGAAATTCGATCCAAACCTCAATTAGTTGCAGTTGTTGGTCTCAAATGTTCAGATCGATATAATTCTTCGTCTTTTATAATTGGGGGAATAGTCCAAGATCCAAGAGGTGAAGTGGACTTCTCACCACCTGTGAAGTAAATGATTAATAATTTGAAAGCTTGTATAATATAATGTAAATATTTATGCAGCATACATACTTGGAAATTACATCAGCAAAGGTAATTTAATAGTTTACCTTCACTCGTGGCTTCTTCACATCTTCTCTGATATTTAACAGATAAAATAGGATCCAGAGCTTTTAGCAAACAATTGTACTTCTCTTCAGCCTCCGCAATAAATTTAGCCTAGGAATATAATAAGAAAGCCCTCTGACACTGATAGGTTCCAAGTGGTATTTATTTGGTAACATAAAAAAAACTcttaagattttttattttttttaaaacagacAATAATATTATTCGTATAAATAGAATGCAGAGAAATGGGACAATGTGTGCATATGTGATTGTTATAGCAATTGTATTGTATTACAAGAGGAATTTGTCTCCTTATACACGATGGGTGAAAGCAGTCTCCTTATACAGAGCACGCTCTGGGATATTGAACAAGTACTGCTCAATTAGCATCTTCCCAGTCACTACTGCCTTACATCTCACCATCTTACATCTCACTACTTTATATTAGCAAATAATAAAGGGCTTCCAACgaagatttaaatttaatatttcttctTCTATAACTTGACCACAATATACgttgattttaaaataaagcCAACCTCAACATTCTGAGCTAAAGATACTTGTACCATGTATAAAAAGCTTTAATGTGTGTTATCATGAAATCAAGCAAACCAGGAACTCAAGAGAACAATACAAGGTTGATGTCATTAACTGAGACCTGAAACATAAACTTATATATGAAGATCTATAAAGGGCACCTCAGAACTCCATCATATGCTCAATTACTTTCCTCAACCAACTggctttaaaaattaaaacatcaacCCGTTACTCTAATAGATTATGAAGATCTGGATTACACTAGTTGGTAACTGGAACAGAGAATTACTTAGGCTTGTCCAAACACAAACTATGCAAGATCTTGTAATAATTGATGGTGATTGATAATTCAATAGCAGCAAACGAGCATCAAGTTGACTATTCAATGAAATAAGGGATCAAGAAGAGGTTAGGTTGTAATAAGAAAATATCAGAAAGTCGTTCGCCACCTACTTAAacgaaaatcaaaaataatcatCGTGGTGCCATATGTTCTGATCATATAGATACATAGAATAGTGTAAACttagtgattttgattttttctcAACCAACTTTTGCATTGGTTACCAATGTTTGGTAATCTAAGAAATTACATCAATTAGTTGGTCAATTAGTAAATACAATGACAAGGGCTATATTTGTAAGAAAGCTTTAGTTATGAGCCAGTATAGCTTACCAACATGACTGGGGCTCTGCCAGAACCATATATTCTAACAAACATTCGAAGAACATTGAAACTGTTTTCTAATACATCATcctacaaagaaaaggaaaccaTTAACTCTAAAGAACAGTAAATATGCTTCAAGAACCAAAAATCAGATACAGAGGGCCTGAGTCTTAAGAAAGTCACCTCATAGTCAAACCTGCAGCATAGTCAACATAGCACCTTAGTTATTAAGAAGTCAATATGCTTTCACagtttttgaaatgtaaatacaAATTAGTAAGGAGGGTAACAACTAATAAGTAATAaccaacattaaaaaaaaaaaaaaaaaaaaaaaacttgtagcagCCTGGAAGTGGCAAAAAACTGAAAACTTGTAGCAGCTTGGAGGTGGCAAAGCACACAATGGATACTACAAAAATATCACACATAATAAGTGATGAATGATTAAGCTATCTCGGCCAGATACTTAAGTTATCTAAATATTAATGAGTAACCTGTTAAAGAACTAAATCAAAGGAGATTCTGAATAACTTTTAAGTTTTTGGTTTAACCCTAAACACAAATATAATGTTTCACTAataatatgtatgtatgtatgttaaatattgattaaagataatttaaaaGCGAACTTACgactgaaaattttaatatatgcaGTTTCAACACAAGGGTATATATCTTAGTACGCAGATTGGATACAATATTTTGATTTGCATTTTTACAAAACAATTGATTAATATAACttcagatattttaaaataatattaacttCTTCTTTTTAAATGTTTGGCACACTAGCGTTTCTTTCATTTTACATAATGAATTGGATGGAGATAGCATGTGTGTGACACACACCTTTTATcccatattatatatttatattaggaCGGTACCAACTTTCGATTAATTTCAATAAGATGCATATTCATTTGCATTCAGCACGGGTACTTAATAGTTAATTCATGAACATTCTTCttttaaatttgtcaaaacAAACAATTCCAACAGCTAACAACATAGCAAAATAGTCATTAGTTCAATCCCATTCTTTAAAGGATAGGCCCTCGGAGATGCAAACCATGCAACCATCCAAGGGCATAAGTAAAGACTTTACACAGACCTCTTCCTCGGATAATTTCTTTCGTATATGATTGATaagttaaaacaaaaaatatgtcaAGAAATATCTTATAGTTTATctctaaatataataacaatataGAATTCTTAAACCAAAAGCAGAAATTAGATAACAATAAGCCAAGTCAAAATTCAAGGAAAATTCCATTACTAGCTGCAACAGCACTTACAAATCATCAGATACTTCGACGAGGAATTCTGATACCGAAAGGAAATCCATATGCAATTCATTAACCTTTACGCCGCTTCAGCAAAAACAAAACAACCTAGCTAAGCCACAAGGACTTAATATTCAAGCTAAGGCAGGATAATACATTTAGTTTTTAAACTCAAGGGGTTATTTTAGTGACAGTAGTATACCTTTTCACCTCTCAACTGATACAACAAAAGATTAAGAACTCGATAATCAAATGACTTCAGGTGGATTGCCATCTTCACATCATCAATAGATATCTGTACAGAtaataggaaaaaaaaaaaaaaactagttaGATGTAGCTAAGTTAAACAAAATTCATGAACATGAGAAGGTAGTTTGCCATGATAAAAATGCtcttttatcgatttttatACTTGCCAAATTGTGTACATGCTCTTAAGATTTGTAAGTAAAGAGGAatacaaatccaaaaaaaaataaggaaaCCTAGTTATGTTTTTTCCATCACTGGAGTTGGAGGTGAGGACAGTGCACTACTTTTTCTAAACTCTCGAGTAGACTACTCGAACACACACAGTCGCCCAAAATTTTGGGCCTCTGTTCTTTATAATTCTGGGAGAAATCTCACCCCTATTTCTAAGAGCCTAACATGATGTAACTTCAAAATACCCCACTTTCTAAAGATCCCGATTTCAGGTAATATAATGGATGCAAACCCTTCTTTACTTTTGATTTAGCCAAAAGCTTCAACATTTTTGACAATTCACTTTAAGATCTTGATGCATGGATTTATAGTTAAACATTTGCTTAGATACCATTTGGTAATTTCAACTTTACATTCTTTATAGTCTTAAGGTCCTGTTCATTAAATAAGAAACATAAAGGGTTCGTCTTTTACTCTTATTTTAGGTATTTCACTATTCATATAGAAGATTTATACTGCATTTAGACTAATGTTTACAACAAGGATAGCAAAGTTTTTATACTGAGGCTCACTATTGCTGGTTTGATACTGTAGAATATGCAGTCCTAAGCCTGCCTACTCATTTAAGCACTGTAGATATAAAATATACCAGTacttaatatttcaatattttttgaaGGTAAGTTCAAAATAAAACTTTTACTTCAATTGACACTTTTATGATGTAATTTAGTATGAAGAAGCGGAAGTTGAAGCAATCAGTTGGGCGATTAAAAATTCTGTTATAGTAATTAATTGCAACTAGGTTACGTTCTGACCTCCCTTTATCACAGGATATCAAACTTAATCTATCATTGCTTAACATGGGCAGGTAAAAATTCGTCTAAATAGAACTAAATGTTATATAGCAAATACAtactctttaaaaaaaattgttttctttcaatatacccaagttgcaattcttttttcaaaaatacggggcaatcatatatgcaacttcaatcacaacctgaaAAACAACTGCTTTCGACAAGTGTTGCAATCTCATATGCAACTTtgaccgtatttttgaaaataaatttgaaaacatgggtatttttgcaaattttccTGAAATAAATTAGAGCAAAGTGTAAAGGGAACAAATTAACATGAGGGTTACAGTGAAAACCTGTACATACTCTTTAAATACATAGCAAATATATAGCAAATACAtactctttaaaaaaaaattgttttttttttcaatatacccaagttgcaattcttttttcaaaaatacggggcaactatatatgcaacttcAATCGCAACCTGAAAAACAACTGCTTTCGACAAGTgttgcaacctcatatgcaactttgaccgtatttttgaaaataaatttgaaaacatgggtatttttgcaaattttcatgaaataaaTTAGAGCAAAGTGTAAAGGGAACAAATAAACATGAGGGTTACAGTGAAAACCTGTACATACTCTTTAAATACATAGTAAATATATAGCAAATACAtactctttaaaaaaaaattgttttttttcaatatacccaagttgcaattcttttttcaaaaataggGGCAACCATATATGTAACTTCAATCGCAACCTGAAAAACAACTGCTTTCGACAAGTgttgcaacctcatatgcaactttgaccgtatttttgaaaataaatttgaaaacatgggtatttttgcaaattttccTGAAATAAATTAGAGCAAAGTGTAAAGGGAACAAATAAACATGAGGGTTACAGTGAAAACCTGTACACTAACTTATAAAACCGAAACAGGCCAGGTCACATATCACTATCCCCTTTACAGTGATCAATCCATATACAAAGGGATGGGTAACATTTCCTAAAACCGGATCTCAGCCACCAACGCAGTACATGTAAAACTCATATTTATATCTGCTAAATAACTGTTTTGATGAAACTCCACTTAATAAGAGTTTATCCTATATGATACAAGTATACAAATAAACAAAAGTTTTGAGAGGAATAATTATATCCTACCTCCAATCTGTTTGTTAGTGCACTACAGAGCTTTCTTTCAATGGTCCAGTATTGCTCTCCGCATTTGAATTCTTCCTTTATCCTGAGCATTATTAGATGCTAAATTCAAAAAAACTGATAAATCATATTGAATAAAACCAATTCTATTATAGCACTGCAACTTAACAAATAGTTGTACCGCTCTGTCAGAAGTCCAAGACGCTCCAGGAGAAGGACAAGTGGTCTAAAAGGATCAGTTTTGAATGATTCCGCTGAACTAATAATGCAGCTCCGGTTTCCCTCCTGTACCTCATGAAAACCAAGTATTCTAAGCAAAAGTTTTACACACAACAAAGAATCATATCATGCAAAGTAATTTCGGTATTACCGCATCAGGTGGTTTGTTTAATGGATCTCCGCTGGTTGGCAACTGCATTAGTTTCTCATTTAAGTTGTCCAACTGTAATAGAAGAGCATGAGACTGTCCGATAAATAATT of the Daucus carota subsp. sativus chromosome 4, DH1 v3.0, whole genome shotgun sequence genome contains:
- the LOC108219381 gene encoding uncharacterized protein LOC108219381 isoform X1, with product MEGLKKLEKVQNTIMFLQNHNLIDSSSSPHLNHPDSNRFLANLLLLLIQPCGQLDMEAKSHLISATLPKISASFLEEASLFLGENIGEEGFCNGIHSDQKAVVQSLNSEISDMAIVGYDAMQRANSTLEDFCRSYFMFHGMDANKPQTTFRYLPLLSFTESYIYQLDNLNEKLMQLPTSGDPLNKPPDAVQEGNRSCIISSAESFKTDPFRPLVLLLERLGLLTERIKEEFKCGEQYWTIERKLCSALTNRLEISIDDVKMAIHLKSFDYRVLNLLLYQLRGEKVNELHMDFLSVSEFLVEVSDDLFDYEDDVLENSFNVLRMFVRIYGSGRAPVMLAKFIAEAEEKYNCLLKALDPILSVKYQRRCEEATSEGGEKSTSPLGSWTIPPIIKDEELYRSEHLRPTTATN
- the LOC108219381 gene encoding uncharacterized protein LOC108219381 isoform X2; the protein is MEGLKKLEKVQNTIMFLQNHNLIDSSSSPHLNHPDSNRFLANLLLLLIQPCGQLDMEAKSHLISATLPKISASFLEEASLFLGENIGEEGFCNGIHSDQKAVVQSLNSEISDMAIVGYDAMQRANSTLEDFCRSYFMFHGMDANKPQTTFRYLPLLSFTESYIYQLDNLNEKLMQLPTSGDPLNKPPDAEGNRSCIISSAESFKTDPFRPLVLLLERLGLLTERIKEEFKCGEQYWTIERKLCSALTNRLEISIDDVKMAIHLKSFDYRVLNLLLYQLRGEKVNELHMDFLSVSEFLVEVSDDLFDYEDDVLENSFNVLRMFVRIYGSGRAPVMLAKFIAEAEEKYNCLLKALDPILSVKYQRRCEEATSEGGEKSTSPLGSWTIPPIIKDEELYRSEHLRPTTATN